The nucleotide sequence TCAATACTGACGGGCTGGCCCTGCTCGACAATCCAACCATCGAACGGCAGTGAGAAAGACCCCTCCAGCGCACTCACGCCTGCATGCAGAGCCTTAATCTCGTCAATCCAAATAACATTATCGGCAGTCTCGATACTGTATTCAGTGGCAGCAGGCTCGCCGGGATAAACGCAGGTGAAGTTGCCGCTCACAGTCACTTTTGCACCCAGGTTGGCATGGCCGGTGGGCTTGGCATGCATGCGCTTGGCAGTGCCAGCACTGTGCATGAAATTGCTCAGCACTCCCCGCGCGATCAGAGGCAGTCGGCGGGTGGGGGTGCCTTCGCCATCGAAGTGGCTGGGGGAGACATTATTGGGGTCGAGTTCGTTGTCGTCCACAGACAGCAGGGGAGAGGCGATGACAGTACCGAGGGAGTCGGGAGTCGATAGGCTGCGGTTGTCGAGAATGCTCTGGGCGTTGAAGATATTCGAGAAGGCGCCGAACAGGCTGAGAAAGGCTTCGGCAGAAAAAACGACGGTATATTTGCCCGTTTCAATCTGTTTGTAGTTGAGGTGGCTGATGGTTTTGTCTGCCGCCTCCTTGACACAGCCGGAAACATCCAACTTGTCTAAGCCGAGATCCACCCGGAAGGCTCCGGCACTGCGAGGCTTTTTGCCCTTCTGTTCGGTCTTGCTATAGAGGTAGACCGATGCGTAAGATCCCGCCTCGTACCGTTCAGCTCCATCGCTATTGAGATAAAAGCGTTCTATATCTCGCTGGGAGAGGCCGTTATAGGGCACCCCCGCGATCGCCTCGTGGGCCTCTAACAGCTCCCGTTCGGCTTCTGCCAGTGTTTCGATCGACTTGGCAACTGGAGCCTGAGGCAGGTAGGTGTTGTCGTAGTCGGGCAACTGGACTGTGGCTTCCGGGCTGAAGTCGGGGGCATGGTCTTTGACGCCAAAAGCACTGGCCTCGGCAGCGGTTTTGAGGGAGAGTTCCAGGCCGGTCGGATCGGTGTCGGTGGTGGAGGCGATGCCGACGGTCTGGGCTTCATTCCAAACCCGCACGGTAATGCTGGACCGGTTAGATGCCTTGACTTGCTTGGGCTCTCCTCGGTCCACTCGGACGCTGTTTTCGTCCACGGAGGAACCAGAAATATCGAATTTGCGAATGCCGAGTTTGTCTGCGATGTCTCGGGCTTGGGTAGCAAGTGCCTGAATATTGGTTGTCATGAAGATGCACTGTAACCTAGTTTCGTTACACAACTATAACAAGTCGGCAGCGGGGGCCATGATTGCATTTTTGCGAGGGGAACTGGTAGCGGTGCAGCGGGGCGATCGCAGCAGTGTCACCCTGAATGTGAATGGCGTGGGGTATCGCCTGATGGTTCCCCAACGGCTGTTGCAACAGATGCCCGCAATCGGCGACACCGTGCAGGTGTTTACCCATTTGGCGGTACGAGAGACTGAGATGGTGTTGTATGGCTTTGAGTCATCGGCAGAGCGAGACTTGTTTACGGAACTGATCAAGGTGTCGGGGGTAGGGCCAGCCTTGGGGGTTGCGTTACTCAACACACTGAATCTGGAGGAATTAGTACGGGCAGTGGTGACTGAAAACGTACGCATGCTGAGTTTGACCCCTGGCGTTGGCAAAAAAACGGCTCAGCGGCTGGTGCTGGAACTCAAAACCCGTCTCTCCACCTGGCGACAGGAGGCAGATGTGCCGGTGGCGGCAGCCGGGGGACCGCCCAGTTCGATTTATGGAGAAGTGGAAATGGCGCTGCTGGCCTTGGGCTACAGTCCCAGTCAGGCGGTGAAGGCGTTACAAGCGGTGGGACAGCAGCAGGGCGATCGCCTCGGTCAATCGGTCGAAGACTGGCTGCGTACCGCAATCGCCTATCTCAGTCAGGAATCGGTGTAGATGGCGAGTCCGCAACAGACTGCGGTAGCGACTGCCGCGATTCCCGCTACGGCCCGCCGCGTCGGTCTCTTAGGCGGTACCTTCAATCCGGTCCATGCGGGTCACGTGGCGATCGCCCACTGTGCTCGCCAGCAGCTCGATTTAGATTGCATTGTCTGGATCCCCACCGGCATCCCGCCCCACAAGCCGCTGGCGGCGGGAGCCTCCGATCGCGATCGCCTCGAAATGGTGAAATTAGCCATTGCCAACGAGCCCAGCTTTGCTTGGTCCGATCTGGAATTGCGCCGGCAGGGACAGTCGTTTGCGATCGATACCGTGGCGCAACTGCAGCGAGAGCAGCCGGATGTGCGGGAATGGTATTGGATTATCGGGTTGGATGCCATTCGAGAGTTGCACAGTTGGCATCGGGTCGGGGAACTGGTACAACTGTGCGATTGGATTGTCGCCCCCCGTCCGGGGCTGGCGGA is from Synechococcus sp. PCC 7336 and encodes:
- a CDS encoding TldD/PmbA family protein; its protein translation is MTTNIQALATQARDIADKLGIRKFDISGSSVDENSVRVDRGEPKQVKASNRSSITVRVWNEAQTVGIASTTDTDPTGLELSLKTAAEASAFGVKDHAPDFSPEATVQLPDYDNTYLPQAPVAKSIETLAEAERELLEAHEAIAGVPYNGLSQRDIERFYLNSDGAERYEAGSYASVYLYSKTEQKGKKPRSAGAFRVDLGLDKLDVSGCVKEAADKTISHLNYKQIETGKYTVVFSAEAFLSLFGAFSNIFNAQSILDNRSLSTPDSLGTVIASPLLSVDDNELDPNNVSPSHFDGEGTPTRRLPLIARGVLSNFMHSAGTAKRMHAKPTGHANLGAKVTVSGNFTCVYPGEPAATEYSIETADNVIWIDEIKALHAGVSALEGSFSLPFDGWIVEQGQPVSIESATVAGDFRELLKSIVYVEKEAEVTPGGVCPRIWVEGLSITGD
- the ruvA gene encoding Holliday junction branch migration protein RuvA, giving the protein MIAFLRGELVAVQRGDRSSVTLNVNGVGYRLMVPQRLLQQMPAIGDTVQVFTHLAVRETEMVLYGFESSAERDLFTELIKVSGVGPALGVALLNTLNLEELVRAVVTENVRMLSLTPGVGKKTAQRLVLELKTRLSTWRQEADVPVAAAGGPPSSIYGEVEMALLALGYSPSQAVKALQAVGQQQGDRLGQSVEDWLRTAIAYLSQESV
- the nadD gene encoding nicotinate-nucleotide adenylyltransferase, whose translation is MASPQQTAVATAAIPATARRVGLLGGTFNPVHAGHVAIAHCARQQLDLDCIVWIPTGIPPHKPLAAGASDRDRLEMVKLAIANEPSFAWSDLELRRQGQSFAIDTVAQLQREQPDVREWYWIIGLDAIRELHSWHRVGELVQLCDWIVAPRPGLAEAEEVLAEVRSQLPLRAVLLDCRPVEVSSTEIRQQLQQGKKIANAVPAEVAAYIQAHSLYRQP